The following are encoded together in the Bacillus sp. V2I10 genome:
- a CDS encoding amylo-alpha-1,6-glucosidase, whose translation MDYRVIKENDLFLLTDTNGNIPENHPYGLGLYTKDTRFLSKLDLKINGENPILLSSDADQNYKACILLTNPHMEEDGELILWRESVEIERSRFIYDDVLYEEIKVKNYFPKPVKFEISIHADADFLDMFVVRGFQNGDLGSRTGQTAEGNTLSFHYAGADKVKRSTLITWDKEAKKVDEKGKIDFEFELTHSETDTVTIAIKPQIGEAKVKTAAKKDEAMQKLEESYQKWNEQAASIKTDFTPLQRLVDRGLNDMRVLLTDAGFGPFPVAGLPWFGVPFGRDSLIAALQILPFQTEIAKGTLLTMAHYQGQTVDPWRDEQPGKIMHEIRFGELAATGQIPFTPYYGTVDATPLFLILLSEYVKWTGDTEFAGSLEKTIKNALMWIDEYGDRDKDLFVEYHQESSKGIANQGWKDSGDSVVHRNGEYAKTPIALAEVQGYVYQAKMGIADIYETMNQTERAAQLRRQANSLKQRFDEEFWMEDVQFYAIALDEKKEQVGTITSNPGHILFSGMLNEDRAKAVTEMLVSPKMFSGYGIRTMAEGEAGYNPMSYHDGSIWPHDNSISLLGMSKTGYQQEAGKVMNGLINAASHFEYDRLPELFCGYDSLAGKAVKYPVACSPQAWAAGTPLVFIQSMLGLFPDSLKKEIRLSPVLLDGMNALEVQNISIGEGQLSIAVIRSGVSFTVEVLKNTTGYALKSSGTLVQK comes from the coding sequence ATGGATTACCGTGTGATAAAAGAAAATGACTTGTTTTTGCTGACAGATACTAATGGAAATATACCTGAAAATCATCCTTACGGCTTGGGACTTTATACAAAAGACACGCGTTTTTTAAGTAAATTGGATTTGAAGATTAATGGTGAAAACCCTATCTTGCTCTCATCCGACGCAGATCAAAACTATAAAGCTTGCATTCTCTTAACAAATCCCCATATGGAAGAAGACGGAGAGCTGATTTTATGGAGAGAATCCGTAGAGATTGAACGGTCACGATTCATTTATGATGATGTCCTTTATGAAGAAATAAAAGTGAAAAACTACTTTCCGAAGCCTGTAAAATTTGAAATCAGTATCCATGCTGATGCAGATTTTCTTGATATGTTTGTTGTCCGGGGATTTCAAAATGGAGATCTTGGCAGCCGAACAGGTCAAACGGCCGAAGGAAATACACTTTCCTTTCACTATGCTGGAGCAGACAAAGTAAAACGCAGCACATTGATAACTTGGGACAAAGAAGCTAAAAAAGTCGATGAAAAGGGAAAAATCGATTTTGAGTTTGAATTAACTCATTCTGAAACAGACACAGTGACGATTGCTATTAAGCCCCAGATTGGTGAAGCAAAAGTAAAAACTGCTGCGAAAAAAGATGAAGCTATGCAAAAGCTTGAAGAGTCCTATCAGAAGTGGAATGAACAAGCAGCAAGCATTAAAACAGATTTTACGCCGCTTCAGCGTCTGGTTGACCGCGGATTGAATGATATGAGGGTTTTACTGACAGATGCAGGATTTGGGCCATTTCCAGTTGCCGGGCTCCCTTGGTTTGGCGTTCCATTTGGCCGTGACAGTTTAATTGCAGCCCTGCAGATCCTGCCATTTCAAACGGAAATCGCAAAAGGAACACTTCTCACTATGGCGCATTATCAAGGACAGACTGTGGATCCATGGAGAGATGAACAGCCGGGTAAAATCATGCATGAAATCCGCTTTGGCGAACTTGCAGCTACTGGTCAAATTCCGTTTACTCCTTACTACGGAACGGTTGATGCAACACCTCTGTTTTTAATCCTGCTCTCTGAATATGTGAAGTGGACAGGTGACACGGAGTTCGCGGGAAGTCTTGAGAAAACAATTAAGAACGCTTTAATGTGGATTGATGAATATGGAGACCGCGACAAAGATCTTTTTGTGGAATATCATCAGGAATCAAGTAAAGGGATTGCAAATCAAGGCTGGAAGGATTCAGGCGATTCTGTTGTTCACAGAAATGGCGAATACGCAAAAACGCCTATAGCACTTGCAGAGGTGCAAGGATATGTCTATCAGGCCAAAATGGGAATCGCTGATATCTATGAAACGATGAATCAAACAGAACGTGCGGCACAGCTTCGCAGACAGGCAAATTCGCTGAAGCAAAGATTTGATGAAGAATTCTGGATGGAAGATGTTCAGTTCTATGCCATTGCACTTGATGAAAAGAAAGAACAGGTCGGAACGATTACCTCAAATCCAGGACATATTTTATTTTCAGGAATGCTGAATGAAGACAGAGCGAAAGCTGTGACTGAGATGCTTGTCTCACCTAAGATGTTCTCTGGATACGGAATCCGGACAATGGCTGAAGGCGAAGCAGGCTACAACCCGATGAGCTACCATGATGGCAGCATCTGGCCGCATGATAACAGCATCTCTCTTCTTGGAATGAGCAAAACGGGCTATCAGCAAGAAGCAGGCAAGGTGATGAACGGGCTCATTAACGCTGCATCCCATTTTGAATATGACCGTCTGCCTGAACTTTTCTGCGGATACGACAGCTTGGCCGGCAAAGCTGTGAAATATCCTGTCGCCTGTTCACCTCAAGCATGGGCAGCCGGAACACCGCTCGTCTTTATCCAGTCGATGCTGGGGTTATTTCCAGACAGCTTAAAGAAGGAAATCAGACTCTCACCGGTTTTACTTGATGGCATGAATGCACTGGAAGTTCAAAATATCTCTATTGGAGAAGGACAATTATCTATCGCAGTCATACGAAGCGGAGTGTCATTTACTGTGGAAGTTCTAAAAAATACTACAGGATATGCTTTGAAATCATCCGGTACACTTGTTCAAAAATAA
- a CDS encoding ABC transporter substrate-binding protein — MKSRKWLTRFGVASMLFAGALAGCSSDETSKEGADGEKVEVTLAGWGGNPTEEKLLKQTIEDFEAKHPKIDVKLEVITEQYMDVIKTRLIGGEGPDVFYLDAFEAPGLIETGVIEPLDEYVTEDFDVEDFEKPLLEAFVSEDKTYGFPKDYSTLALFYNKKMLADAGVEVPKTWEEFREASKKLTKDGQYGFGVAPELARQYWVAESLGGDVVKEDKANFASDEVVQALKPVIDMHNVDKSAVEAKEVGATWGGEIFGQQKAAMVIEGNWAIPFLADTFPDVEYGIAELPEIGGEKSTMAYSVAYVMNAASEKKEASWELLSYLTGKEGMETWTSKGYALPTRKSVAEKLGYDKDELRGPLVAGASYATVWSEGSNLPIIVNNFNNQFMSAFLGDRPLEEALKEAEKQANSEIDSK, encoded by the coding sequence ATGAAATCAAGAAAATGGTTAACGAGGTTCGGAGTTGCTTCTATGTTATTTGCTGGGGCTTTAGCAGGATGCAGTTCAGACGAGACTTCAAAAGAGGGCGCAGACGGAGAGAAAGTGGAAGTGACACTGGCTGGATGGGGCGGAAATCCGACTGAAGAAAAGCTGCTAAAGCAGACGATTGAAGACTTTGAAGCGAAGCATCCGAAAATTGATGTCAAGCTCGAGGTTATTACAGAGCAATATATGGATGTTATTAAAACGCGTTTGATCGGCGGAGAAGGACCAGATGTTTTTTATCTGGATGCATTTGAAGCTCCTGGTCTGATTGAAACTGGCGTTATTGAGCCTTTAGATGAGTATGTAACAGAAGATTTTGATGTTGAAGACTTCGAGAAGCCATTATTGGAAGCGTTTGTTTCTGAGGACAAAACTTACGGTTTTCCAAAAGACTATTCAACTTTAGCACTCTTTTACAATAAAAAAATGCTAGCTGATGCTGGCGTAGAGGTTCCTAAGACGTGGGAAGAGTTCCGAGAGGCTTCAAAGAAACTAACGAAAGACGGGCAATACGGATTTGGCGTTGCGCCTGAGCTTGCACGCCAATACTGGGTTGCAGAATCACTTGGAGGCGATGTGGTAAAAGAGGATAAAGCGAATTTTGCATCTGATGAAGTAGTACAAGCATTAAAACCGGTTATTGATATGCACAACGTCGATAAATCTGCCGTTGAAGCTAAAGAAGTAGGCGCAACTTGGGGCGGAGAAATTTTCGGCCAGCAAAAAGCTGCTATGGTGATTGAAGGCAACTGGGCCATTCCATTCTTAGCTGATACATTCCCTGATGTTGAGTACGGAATTGCCGAGCTGCCGGAGATAGGCGGTGAGAAATCTACAATGGCATACAGTGTTGCTTATGTAATGAATGCTGCTTCTGAAAAGAAAGAAGCTTCATGGGAATTGCTTTCATACTTGACTGGAAAAGAAGGCATGGAGACATGGACCAGCAAAGGCTATGCTCTGCCGACGCGTAAATCAGTTGCAGAAAAGCTTGGCTATGACAAAGATGAGCTGCGCGGACCGCTTGTAGCAGGCGCTTCCTATGCAACTGTATGGTCAGAAGGGTCTAACCTTCCTATTATCGTGAATAATTTCAACAACCAATTTATGAGTGCTTTCCTTGGAGACCGTCCGCTTGAAGAAGCATTAAAAGAAGCGGAAAAACAGGCAAACAGCGAGATTGACTCGAAATAA
- a CDS encoding carbohydrate ABC transporter permease has protein sequence MKNLFSKRTLREAGQGYFFMSPALFVLLLFIIGPIFYIVFLSFHKVQLLGTASYDFVAFDNFTRILDDTRAQIALWNTFKYVVIVVPCQTILALILAATLNAGLKGQTFFRIVYFLPTLTSSAVLTLIFMWMYNKNGLINNVLDTLGLPTYNFLGDPNIALNAIMIMNIWSTAPFFMVIYLAALQDIPDSLYEAAELDGANTIQKFLKITVPQLRPVTSFVAIMGLIGTFQLFDQSYIFSAGSGGPDNSTLTVVLLVYQYAFKNLGTMGYAAALVLLLAIVILVATLLQRKFSKEESLY, from the coding sequence ATGAAAAATCTATTTTCCAAACGAACATTAAGAGAGGCTGGACAAGGCTACTTTTTCATGTCGCCTGCATTGTTTGTCTTACTATTATTTATCATCGGTCCCATTTTTTATATTGTCTTTCTTTCGTTTCATAAAGTACAGCTGCTGGGAACGGCAAGCTACGATTTCGTAGCTTTTGATAACTTTACGAGAATACTAGATGACACCCGGGCGCAGATCGCTTTGTGGAACACATTTAAATATGTGGTGATTGTAGTTCCGTGTCAGACGATTCTCGCGTTAATTCTTGCCGCAACATTAAATGCAGGCTTAAAGGGTCAAACATTCTTTAGAATTGTTTACTTTCTGCCTACCCTGACATCGTCTGCTGTATTAACCCTGATTTTTATGTGGATGTACAACAAAAATGGATTAATCAACAACGTATTAGACACACTTGGCTTGCCGACTTACAACTTCCTTGGAGACCCGAATATCGCGCTCAATGCGATTATGATTATGAACATTTGGTCGACAGCACCGTTCTTCATGGTTATCTATTTAGCTGCTCTGCAGGATATTCCGGACTCTCTTTACGAAGCTGCTGAGCTTGACGGGGCAAATACCATTCAGAAATTCTTGAAAATTACGGTACCGCAATTGCGCCCGGTAACATCATTTGTAGCGATTATGGGCTTAATCGGAACGTTCCAGCTGTTTGATCAATCCTACATTTTCTCAGCGGGATCAGGAGGACCGGATAATTCAACCTTAACTGTTGTTCTTTTAGTCTATCAGTATGCGTTTAAAAATCTCGGAACGATGGGATACGCAGCGGCTCTTGTTCTTCTGCTTGCCATTGTTATTCTTGTGGCGACATTGCTGCAGCGGAAATTTTCAAAAGAAGAGTCACTTTACTAA
- a CDS encoding carbohydrate ABC transporter permease → MKKKFGIGKAIVYAILILYAVTTLVPFLWALSSSFKTLQEIVSGTLSFIPKNFTFDNYKQIFIEQELFPRWMFNSVLIAVIGTVLNLLFNSMAGYALARLSFPGKKALFITILAVLMIPAQVTMIPNYLILKEFGWLNSYQGMIVPAMINATFIFMMRQFFINFPKELEEAAEMDGLSRLGTFFKIVLPLARPALAAQAIFVFMGFWNDFMRPLIVMTDIEMFTLPLGLNTFKGQFVSYWNYIMAASMVFTLPVLLIYAFFNRYFIKGISFTGGK, encoded by the coding sequence ATGAAAAAGAAATTTGGAATTGGAAAAGCGATTGTATACGCGATTCTAATACTCTATGCTGTTACAACACTTGTGCCGTTTTTATGGGCTCTTTCCTCTTCGTTCAAAACGCTGCAGGAAATTGTCAGCGGCACCCTAAGCTTTATTCCGAAAAACTTTACGTTTGATAACTATAAGCAAATTTTTATAGAGCAGGAGCTTTTCCCAAGATGGATGTTTAACAGTGTTTTAATCGCTGTTATAGGTACGGTATTAAATCTTTTGTTCAATTCTATGGCAGGGTACGCTCTTGCAAGACTCAGCTTTCCCGGCAAAAAGGCGCTGTTCATTACGATTCTTGCCGTGCTGATGATTCCCGCTCAAGTCACGATGATTCCAAACTACTTGATTTTAAAAGAGTTCGGGTGGCTGAATTCGTATCAGGGAATGATCGTTCCGGCCATGATTAATGCGACGTTCATTTTCATGATGCGCCAGTTCTTTATCAACTTTCCAAAAGAATTGGAAGAAGCAGCTGAAATGGATGGCCTCAGCAGGCTGGGCACGTTCTTTAAAATTGTTCTTCCGCTTGCACGACCGGCTCTTGCTGCACAGGCAATCTTCGTATTCATGGGCTTCTGGAACGATTTTATGAGACCGCTGATTGTCATGACGGATATTGAAATGTTCACACTGCCGCTCGGTCTGAATACGTTCAAAGGACAGTTTGTCAGCTATTGGAACTACATTATGGCAGCTTCAATGGTGTTTACATTGCCTGTCCTGCTGATTTATGCGTTCTTCAATCGTTATTTTATAAAGGGGATTTCCTTTACTGGAGGGAAATAA
- a CDS encoding SRPBCC family protein → MKHTLVIHAPIGFVFEQLSSPAARETWTKEIEKIQYEQPSAEKSEGASFIQVQREGVMRTSFQGKNGAVAEPETYTYSLESKAFKMVISYHLEDVQGDTQVTQTYETIYLSKLAKILGKLSSKLTEKLALSLLQQLKRHCETKKRS, encoded by the coding sequence TTGAAGCATACACTCGTTATTCACGCACCGATAGGATTTGTTTTTGAACAGCTTTCCTCACCGGCCGCTCGCGAGACATGGACAAAAGAAATAGAAAAGATCCAATACGAACAGCCCTCAGCAGAGAAGAGTGAGGGAGCATCATTTATTCAAGTGCAAAGAGAAGGTGTGATGCGAACTTCTTTTCAAGGAAAAAATGGTGCGGTTGCCGAACCGGAAACTTATACGTATTCCCTTGAAAGCAAAGCGTTTAAAATGGTGATTTCCTATCACCTTGAAGATGTACAGGGCGACACTCAGGTCACTCAAACCTATGAGACCATCTATTTATCGAAGCTTGCAAAAATCTTGGGCAAGCTATCAAGCAAGCTGACTGAGAAACTGGCACTTTCCCTGCTGCAGCAGTTAAAAAGACATTGTGAAACAAAAAAAAGAAGCTGA
- a CDS encoding IS110 family transposase, which produces MNYNQNKKIAQITSQTLIVGVDIAKYKHVARAQDFRGLEFGAPCHFENTKSHFNLFLGWIKHLMEQHGMDKVIIGMEPTGHYWLNLAHFLKEEEIKFVVVNPMHVKKSKELDDNSPTKNDVKDAKVIAQLVKDGRYAEPNIPQGVYAELRVARKIRDLLFVDLQAVQGQIHNWLDRYFPEFLTVFKDWEGKAALQLLKLNVLPHELEIVSEQEILIHLRKAVKRAVGLSKIQELKRVAKDSIGIREGSRMAKLELRTLLDKYELINEKFEELESDIDGLLERIPGVQQMLAITGIGKDTVAGFFSEVGNLSYYSHPRQIIKLAGLSLKENTSGKHKGHTKITKRGRKTLRALLFRVAMPLVAKNTAFKALHEYFTTRKNNPLKKMQSLIAICNKLIRILFTIGTKQCEFSEDRMLKDIPHMAPLLAA; this is translated from the coding sequence ATGAATTATAACCAAAATAAAAAGATTGCTCAAATAACTTCTCAAACACTAATTGTAGGTGTAGATATTGCGAAGTACAAGCATGTAGCTCGTGCTCAAGACTTTAGAGGCCTAGAGTTTGGTGCACCTTGTCATTTTGAAAATACCAAATCACATTTTAATCTTTTTTTAGGCTGGATAAAACATTTGATGGAACAACACGGCATGGATAAGGTGATTATTGGAATGGAGCCGACAGGTCATTATTGGCTCAACCTCGCTCATTTTCTTAAAGAAGAGGAGATAAAGTTTGTCGTGGTAAATCCTATGCATGTGAAGAAATCTAAAGAATTAGATGATAATTCTCCAACCAAAAATGATGTGAAGGACGCTAAAGTCATTGCACAGCTAGTCAAAGATGGGAGATATGCCGAACCTAATATTCCACAAGGAGTTTATGCAGAACTTCGTGTGGCAAGGAAAATACGCGATCTCTTATTTGTTGACTTACAAGCTGTGCAGGGGCAAATTCATAACTGGTTAGATCGATATTTCCCTGAATTCCTTACAGTGTTTAAGGATTGGGAAGGAAAAGCAGCACTACAATTATTAAAGTTAAACGTATTACCACATGAGTTAGAGATAGTCTCGGAACAAGAGATCCTCATTCACCTCAGAAAAGCTGTAAAACGTGCGGTTGGACTCAGTAAAATTCAAGAACTTAAACGAGTAGCCAAAGACTCTATCGGTATTCGTGAAGGTTCAAGGATGGCTAAATTAGAGCTTCGCACTTTACTAGACAAGTATGAGTTAATAAATGAAAAGTTCGAAGAACTAGAATCTGATATTGATGGACTCCTTGAACGGATACCAGGTGTTCAACAAATGTTGGCCATCACAGGAATCGGCAAGGACACTGTAGCTGGCTTCTTTTCTGAAGTAGGGAATTTAAGTTACTATTCTCACCCTCGACAAATCATCAAGTTAGCTGGGTTGAGTTTAAAGGAGAACACCTCTGGAAAGCACAAAGGGCATACGAAGATTACAAAGAGAGGCAGGAAGACACTAAGGGCTCTCCTCTTCCGAGTAGCGATGCCTTTGGTAGCTAAGAACACTGCTTTTAAAGCTTTACATGAGTATTTTACAACACGTAAAAATAATCCTCTAAAGAAAATGCAATCGCTGATAGCGATATGTAATAAGCTGATACGAATTCTTTTTACGATTGGTACAAAACAATGTGAATTTAGTGAAGATAGAATGTTGAAGGATATTCCTCATATGGCTCCTTTACTGGCAGCTTAG
- a CDS encoding TlpA disulfide reductase family protein, which translates to MARIILLAVLLSLCIPLEQSAAAKAPELKLSDINQKEHEIKPPYDQPIVLNFWASWCGPCKMEAPDLVKLAEKYKGHVKIYAVNMTNQDSEEGAYMFAKDYGFSFPVLLDKTGEASSLFRVAAVPTTFFVDRNGEIASVLTGYGGTELLEKRVKALIAH; encoded by the coding sequence ATGGCACGAATAATTCTGCTTGCTGTACTGCTTAGTCTTTGTATCCCGCTGGAACAATCTGCTGCAGCAAAAGCACCTGAACTTAAGCTTTCGGATATCAATCAGAAAGAACATGAAATAAAACCCCCCTACGATCAGCCCATTGTTCTGAATTTCTGGGCATCCTGGTGCGGTCCCTGCAAAATGGAAGCACCTGATTTAGTGAAGCTTGCTGAGAAATATAAAGGTCATGTGAAGATTTATGCGGTCAATATGACCAATCAGGATTCAGAAGAAGGAGCGTATATGTTCGCTAAAGACTATGGATTTTCATTTCCTGTTTTGCTTGATAAGACTGGGGAAGCTTCTTCATTATTTAGAGTAGCGGCGGTGCCTACAACCTTTTTTGTGGATAGGAATGGCGAAATTGCGAGTGTGCTGACTGGGTATGGAGGGACAGAGCTGCTTGAGAAGCGGGTTAAGGCATTAATAGCTCATTAG
- a CDS encoding YeiH family protein, translated as MLNSQTKLKHQRLPFMQGILLTFIFAAIASYIASFSLFSVIGPLIIAMILGMLWRASAGISETVLKGASFSSKKLLRLGIIFLGMRLNLTVLYQAGINVFILSFIVILFTIPLVYALSRFLKVDKKISILTACGTAICGAAAVAAIAPLVKANDEETAVSAGTIAILGTAFTLLYTFLYSFINLTPYGFGAFSGGTLHEVAHVVAAASIGGTESEDLAIIVKLTRVALLVPAALIVGILFREKKPEGAPSSLPIPWFILGFLFMSGLKTAGIASEETASFLVSFSYLLIGMAMAGLGLNVNLKTFKKLGSKPLIAGLTGSVLLSAAGYGLVLLLGLN; from the coding sequence ATGTTGAACAGTCAAACAAAGCTAAAACATCAGCGGTTGCCTTTTATGCAAGGGATTTTGCTGACATTCATATTTGCAGCTATTGCTTCTTATATAGCAAGTTTCTCCTTATTTTCCGTTATAGGACCCCTTATCATCGCCATGATTCTGGGAATGTTGTGGAGAGCTTCTGCCGGAATAAGTGAGACAGTGCTTAAAGGAGCCTCTTTTTCAAGTAAAAAGCTATTGCGCCTCGGCATCATTTTTCTCGGAATGAGATTAAACCTGACAGTTCTCTATCAAGCTGGAATTAACGTGTTTATCCTTTCCTTCATCGTAATCCTCTTTACCATACCCCTGGTATATGCTCTTTCCCGCTTTCTCAAAGTGGATAAGAAAATCAGTATACTCACCGCATGTGGAACCGCAATTTGCGGGGCTGCAGCAGTTGCGGCAATTGCCCCATTGGTTAAGGCAAATGATGAGGAGACTGCTGTAAGTGCAGGAACCATTGCCATTTTAGGCACGGCCTTTACCCTGCTGTACACCTTTTTATATTCTTTTATAAATCTAACACCCTATGGTTTCGGTGCTTTTTCCGGAGGAACGCTGCATGAGGTCGCACATGTCGTAGCTGCGGCATCGATTGGAGGAACCGAATCAGAAGATTTAGCCATTATCGTAAAATTAACCCGTGTCGCCCTGCTTGTACCCGCTGCTCTGATAGTCGGAATCCTTTTTAGAGAAAAAAAGCCAGAAGGTGCTCCCTCTTCCCTGCCTATTCCTTGGTTTATTCTAGGATTCCTTTTCATGAGCGGGTTAAAAACAGCTGGAATTGCTTCAGAGGAAACGGCCTCTTTCCTTGTCTCTTTTTCCTATCTATTAATTGGAATGGCCATGGCTGGACTTGGATTAAACGTAAACTTAAAGACTTTTAAAAAGCTTGGCTCTAAGCCGTTGATTGCCGGTTTGACAGGGTCTGTGCTGCTGTCTGCTGCCGGGTATGGGTTAGTTCTATTGCTTGGGCTTAATTAA
- a CDS encoding MFS transporter, protein MKEQKLWTKDFLSISLSSFFLFLTFYYLLVTLPIYSLHDLNGKPSQAGLIVTIFLMAAIVIRPFAGKWIELYGKRIVLISSLSIFALGSLLYYFTNTMNGLYLLRFFHGIGFGMATTAAGAIVADIIPESRRGEGMGYYAMSMNLAMVIGPFLGLTAMEQWGTAAMFGICIFTAFFSLFSGLIIKLPKPVKTSSKVVPSIDNKGLKGLFEPTAISIAIVAGLFALVYASILSFVSVYAKEIGLIEAASYFFVVYAIVMLIARPFTGRWFDQYGANVIIYPAIVCFASGMVLLSMADTSLSFLLSAALIGLGWGTLFPSFQTIAIQSAEPKRRGLATATFLSIFDIGIGIGSFLVGVITTKIEFSSLYFFSSFFILGGLAVYYALHGKKISLKNKNESSEPLLKANG, encoded by the coding sequence ATGAAAGAACAAAAACTATGGACAAAAGATTTTCTCTCTATATCTTTAAGCAGCTTTTTTCTGTTTTTAACGTTTTACTATTTGCTTGTTACACTTCCAATCTATTCTCTTCATGATTTGAACGGCAAGCCATCACAAGCAGGACTGATCGTGACAATTTTTCTTATGGCAGCGATTGTCATCCGCCCTTTTGCAGGAAAGTGGATTGAGCTCTACGGAAAAAGGATTGTGCTGATATCCTCTCTTTCTATCTTTGCTTTAGGATCTCTTCTCTACTATTTTACAAATACTATGAACGGGCTGTATCTTCTCCGCTTTTTTCATGGGATTGGATTTGGAATGGCTACAACAGCAGCAGGGGCGATTGTTGCAGATATTATTCCAGAATCCAGGCGCGGGGAAGGAATGGGCTATTATGCGATGTCAATGAACCTTGCAATGGTCATCGGTCCGTTTCTCGGACTTACTGCAATGGAACAATGGGGAACAGCAGCGATGTTCGGCATCTGTATCTTCACTGCCTTTTTCTCTCTGTTCTCCGGTCTTATCATCAAGCTGCCAAAGCCTGTAAAAACAAGCAGCAAAGTGGTGCCTTCAATCGATAACAAAGGCTTGAAAGGACTATTTGAACCAACAGCCATTTCGATTGCTATTGTTGCAGGTTTATTTGCCCTTGTCTATGCTTCCATTCTTTCGTTTGTTTCGGTTTATGCGAAAGAAATTGGCTTAATTGAAGCAGCAAGCTACTTCTTTGTAGTTTATGCTATCGTTATGCTAATTGCACGGCCCTTCACTGGAAGATGGTTTGATCAATACGGGGCAAATGTCATCATTTATCCGGCGATTGTTTGCTTTGCATCTGGCATGGTGCTTCTAAGCATGGCAGATACATCATTAAGCTTTTTACTGTCGGCAGCTCTTATTGGCTTAGGATGGGGAACATTGTTTCCAAGCTTTCAAACGATTGCCATTCAATCTGCGGAACCTAAAAGAAGAGGGCTTGCCACTGCTACCTTCTTATCCATTTTTGATATCGGAATCGGCATTGGCTCCTTCCTTGTAGGTGTCATCACGACAAAAATTGAATTTAGTTCCCTGTATTTCTTCAGTTCATTTTTCATCTTGGGAGGCCTTGCTGTTTATTATGCTCTGCATGGTAAAAAAATAAGTCTGAAAAACAAGAATGAAAGCAGTGAACCGCTGTTGAAAGCGAATGGCTGA
- a CDS encoding MarR family winged helix-turn-helix transcriptional regulator codes for MSEIDQNIFHSIQQLSRQLTKRLNEVLQPHGLFSAQWTVLFTLKKYGTLTQTELCDYLSIEAPPMTRTIQRLVKQGYVLQIPGSDKRTKHIKLTDKAINDYALWEKSVLEMENDLLKAIPDDMQDPLRTYIQQWLQHIRNSERG; via the coding sequence ATGTCAGAAATTGATCAGAATATTTTCCACTCCATTCAGCAGCTTTCAAGGCAGCTTACAAAACGGCTGAACGAGGTTTTACAGCCCCATGGCCTGTTCAGTGCACAATGGACCGTTTTATTCACCTTAAAAAAATATGGAACACTTACACAGACAGAGCTCTGTGACTACCTCTCAATTGAAGCTCCGCCAATGACCCGGACGATTCAGAGACTTGTGAAGCAAGGGTATGTTCTTCAAATCCCAGGTTCTGATAAACGGACAAAGCATATAAAGCTTACAGATAAAGCAATAAATGATTATGCACTATGGGAAAAATCCGTATTAGAAATGGAGAATGACTTACTTAAAGCAATTCCTGATGACATGCAAGATCCTCTCCGGACATACATCCAGCAGTGGCTTCAGCACATAAGAAATTCAGAACGGGGATGA